CTGAGAACCAGAAAGGGAAGCAATGTGACAAGGAGAATTTCACCAGTGTCACTGAATGCCTCTGATTGAACCCTTCATATAAGAGATGTAATCTATGGCTGTTATGAGCTGCTGTAGTTCAGTTCAGGTTTTGTACCCTAGTGATGGGCAAGGACTGTCAGCCACGTTCTGCTGTAGTGTTCATTCTCCCACAGCTGATCAAGTTTATGTAAAATCATAAAAACAGTTTGTTCAGAATATACCAGTCTGCACTAGATAACACAGAGCATGAAACGCTTAACGTCCTGTTTCTTACCTGACTTTCTGCTTAATAATGAGTTAAATTCAGGGTCACAGTCCTTGGCATCGGCATTTCCAGGAAGTTTGGTACAAGAAAGGTGTTGAAACCCACAAATGACAACTTGCAAACCTGACTTAATTTCATGAGTGGTCAACAAGGATAAAAAGCTTAAAAGAAGCAATACCTTTTCTGGTAGAAATCCTTATTTCCCTATAGAAATGAGCATGATCTGTTTTTGGTGAAGTAAAACTTAGTCAGGTCTCCTTGACACTGTGGTAGTCATGAGCAATGAATTCTGAGCCATGGGCTTAAATGGAGTATTTACAGgcaactatttttgcaatacttgggattttttttcaatagattGTAAATAACTGCAAGTTGAATTTTCAGACATGCTAAAGAATTTGAATACAACTGTtctattctttgctttttgctttttttttttttttttttccctgcaaaaatcCTGGCACTATTTTTTGAAAGTGTTTCTAAGAGAGTTTAAGATTTAGGAATTTGTCTATCTGGTAGAGTCATTCCACTCTCCTAATGTTCTTGGTTTGCTTCATGTACTTAGGAGGAGGGGAgtatatatgtttatttttttagttatttgATCCCAAAATATTCAGGAGGTGATAAAAGAGACCTTGGAATACTCTTTTAAGACAATTCACATGCTCCAAAAGCAACACAGAACCTGTAGTCCTTGGGACATCTTTGAGGGGCAGAGGTTTGGAAATGCTGTTTCACTCTATATAAACAAGATGACAAATTCCTAATTCGAGAAacaacctttttttccccttccaaatTTGTAAGAAGGGGAAACAGCCTAGATAAGTttcaaataatgtattttcctCTCCACGAATTCAGTTAGTTGTACTTTCCAACTGAATCTCTTTCTAAGTGATTGGAAATAAGTCAGTTTAATGTTGATGATCATGTGGGCAATGCTGCCGtggcacaggcactgctgctgcattcTGGAGTTCTGTCCTTGTGCTTTGAGTTGTGGTTCAATGCAGAGTGACACCAAGTGAATCTCTCAGTGTATTTTGGTGTTTCTGGATACCGGCCAGATCCAGTAGAATGTTTTCAAGCCACATTGCTGGATTTCTTGTTGACCTGTAGACAAAAAGGTCTCAAGCTGCTTGGTTTacctaaaccattccatgattctatgccTTTTGGAAGCTGGCATTTCTTTGTCTGCCAGCTTATAAGTGCAGCATCTTATTAGTctgcacaggaaaaataaagcagggaaatgctgcttttccagatCTCTGATGGGTTTCCATTACTTTGAGACAACAGAGTGGGTTTAAGAGGGCATTGCTTGAATCAGATTAGTGAAATAACCTGTATGAAACAAATTACTGACTTCCAAAGGCTGTTTTTCCAGCGTTCATGTCCATGATTTCACTTGTAACCCAGCTGCACAAACAATGGTGTCAGTACAAATGTATATGGTGCAAATCATGGAGGAAGTTGAGGAGAGTGTATTTAAGAACCTCTTAAGTCAGCATTTCCTCCTGAATAAATTGAGATGTGAAATTGTATTTCCTGATACCAGCTGATGTGTAATATATTAACAGTTATGATGTAGCTTAGTCTGTAATAATTCTGTGTGCTACGTGAGACCACAGCTACTTTTTAGATGATGAGTTTTAGTTCTGTCTTAAGTTCTCTACAGTTCAGATTCTGGGCTTAATCTGAATTTGAACTGAGAAGGAAAGGCTACAGCTTAGGCATGTTGTGTATGTGAGAGGAGCTATATACCAATGTTCTGAACACTTCAAGTTTTTTCCTATCTTCTGTTGAGATCTCAGTGGTTTAAAAACTACTTCTTTTACAGAGGACTGTTCTTACCAAAAGGCATTAGCAAGTGAGTTTTTTTAACTGTGATGATGTTTTTATACTGTTGTATgtaattttgtctttaattaaattaattggaGGAGTTTTACCAAGATGGCAGTCTACATTTTCTGCTGCCTAGAATTTTGTTTAAGACTGAATAACACTCTTTTGAGAGAGGTGAATTAAACTAGGTGGATAGTTATCTAGATTTCTGAtagaatttggttttgtttgcagtACTCTACAACAGTCCTCTGGTGTTCATCTTCAGTGCTTTTGCAAGATGGCAGAACATGTGGTTTTGCTCAGTTGAGCTAAGGAAAGTTTTGGATTTAGACTTTCATTGATGGTGGATGTTAGAGAGATATGATAGTTTTTTTTAACACATGAAAAATGCATGCCTtaagattttgtttaaaaatagagTAACAGCAGTGAAACCCATTCTTTGGTCTCCAAAGCCCTAGGTACACAGATCTGGGTAAATTACTGTCTCAAACAACTAAAATGTCTAGTGTTGTTGGCTGATTCAAACAACTCATGTCATTCCACAAGAGGGAAGCATTTGGGCTTTAGTCTGTGAACCTGAAGTGATACCTTGGTGGCATCTTTTATCTCAGAGAACTCTGGAATGCTTATCCTGTGTACTTAGGTACTTTATGACCACAGGAATGCAGAGTGCCAGATCTGCCAGGACCTTCAGGTCTCACTTGAAAATGTAGATTGACCTGATGTTCTGTTCAAATCCAAAGTATAGTTTCAGCCAAGTGTTTccaaaaaataagaaatgtatttatgaGCTCTTTACCAATGTGTCTTTGCTGCTCTTTcacacaaaatgtttttcaacaTGCAATTCTGTCAGTGGATATTGAAGGACAGTAggtcagaaaaatatttgaaaaatgacTTCTTTTGTCTACCAGAGGCAGTGTTCAGCATTTGGAAGAGCAATTTCTGCTCTTTTGCCCCACTCCCATCTGAAAAATTGTCGTAAGAACAAGCTGTTCCCATTTCAGATAAATTTTGACCTGGTGTTCTGCAGCCAGCTGTCTGTGTCAGCTTCCTTGTTTTTAATGGATTGACTTGGAGTTCTGTTGTCATTTCTCTATAGTTTATCTGACATACTGCTTTTACTTTcccagaggagaagaaaaaactgGTTCGAGAATTCGATGAGAAGCAGCGTGAAGCAAATGAGACTGTGAGTGTGAGGCTTCCAGCCTTCCTGATGCTTGAAAGACTGCTGCCTTAAAAAGGACAGTGCTTACAAATGTTACTTTTTTATGGATCCTGTTCTGGCAGGCaggagtttgatttttttactgtttgatGATTGATCTGAGAGGTGTGTCTGTGTTTGATAAGACTGTTGTGTATACTTATATGCATACATAAATCTAGACACATATTCTTATgtgttttttgaggggtttttgaATGCTCAGTTTTGATAATTGCCTTCAGTTTGTTGAAAAAAGTACAACAGAGGAGGTGCAGTTAAAATTGCTAGAGGTTTTAGGGCAGGCATGTAGAGAATCTGCtgcctgggtttttttattgccCTACTGTGTGTTTTCATGTTGGTCTTAGCCTGTCTGATCTTTCTGTAGTAATGTATAGGCTTGCTGGACAGCAGGTGATATGGAACAGCACCAAAAAAGCCATGTGACTCATCTTTTAAAGCAAGACATTATGGATTAAGCTTTCTTTTCGTATTTCAGTGTGCAGTTTGTTAGGTTGTTTTTTAGTCACAGCTGAACATCATGCTTTATTCCCCTAACTTACTGGGGTTTATTGACTGGTACCTCTAGGTGATGTATGAGATGTGGAGCTCCTACTGTGAGAGCTCATGTTGGCATACAGCTTTAAGCATTTTGAATTTGTTACGACTGTCACTAGACGTTGATGTGAAAATTCATCCATCCAAAATCTTGTGGCTTGCAGATTGTAATTCCAGTTGCCAAGCCTGGATGTTCAGAGCATGAATTTAGTGCTGTGCCTACCCATGCAATAGATCTGAATGGGGAGATGGCTGAGGTACTCAACATCTTGTTTACCTCAGTCTTCAATGGTAATCTCTTTTCCCACATCTCTTGGGTTAGTGGACTGCCATGCCAGGACAGTGGGAGCAAATTCCTCCCTTTAGGGGATGATCAGGTTCATGACCACATGAGAAACCTGAACATACATATGTCTATGGGACCTGATGGGATGCATCCCAGAATCCTGAGGGAATTGGCTGATGTAGTTGCTAAGCCACTGTCCATGGCATTTGAAAAAGTCATAACAGTCAGTCCTGGTCATGCCCCACTCTGGCATCAGGGTGATGTCcctggatgccccatccctggaagtattcaaggaCAGTAttcaacctggtctagtggaaggtgtccttacccatggcaggggtgttggaacaaggtggtctttaaggtctctttcaacccaaaccatcctatgattcTGTCTCTGTTGCACAGATATAATAGAAAGGTGATACCCATCATATAAATGCTTAAACTATAAGAAAGTGAGAATTGcaaattttgaaatttagaGTGatattttaggggaaaaaaatcaagcatttATTGAGGCATTGTGTATCTGAAAATGCACATGGGCTCGACAGCATTGGGTACCGTGGTGTACTCAACACTAGATGGGGTGTGGGATTTAGTGTCCCAGTCCAACACAAACATGTGAATCCCTTCATCTGGTGCTGAGTTTTGAGTATACAGCTGCTGCTAAGAAGAGATTTGGTGCTTTAAAGAATGCATGCTTTCTTTTGTTAAAGCTGCGGGAAATGGAGGAAGAACTGAAGTACGCTCCTATGCCTTTCCGCAACCAAATGATGAGCAAAATCCGAGCCTACAGAAGAGACCTCTCCATGTTCCAGAGGGAGATGAGAAGCACAGATTTGGGATTGGGCCGTGGAAACCAAGGCGATACAAAATATGGAATCTTTGCCACAGAAAATGAACAGAGTGTAAggattaaattttatttagctGTGCTGTGATTGTACAAAAGCAGTATCCCAGATGCATTGTTTACAGTGTTTCTACTTTAAGCCACCTCTGTGTTTTTATAATTCCCTGTATATCCCTATGCATGTAACATGAATATCTCAGGGAGGAGAAAGAACACCTGGAACTCAGAGGAGAGCTTTTCTGTTCTAAAACAAAGATAGGAATATAATCAAAATGGAACTCCTTGAAAGCCATGTGGTTAGCAATTTGCACGACATTCTGTACTGAAACTCCTCGTTTAATCATTCCACAGGCTTCCCTTcctacagaagagaaaacacagaaatgatACTAAAAAAGTTAACTTACCTAGTTCTAACTCCAAAACTTACGAAGTGTGAATCGTGCATTGTATAGGTTCTTTggtagaattattttttaagcgATCTTAgtgtaaataattttaagaaaatataaggATTTTTCCTCCATCTAGCACTTTTTTTCACTATGGTTTTGCTGCTACAATGCAAAAAGTACACCAATTTCTTGTTTACCTGATAGGCTTAGAGATATCTGAGCTAGTGAGACTGAATCTCCTTATTGTCTTCAAAGTGCTGTCATGTGTACAGAAAGTTCATGGAGGTGggcttttcatttctctgcCTTAGATGAGGGGGGGTTCTTTGCTTagtatttccttctgctgcagcttggGAATTTTTTACATTTGATTCCTCTTGACTGATTATTCTAAAACCTGAGAGCAGGGTGATGGATTAGACTTTCTGAAgcttaagaaaacattttattttgagctACCTTCTGACCCCAAGGTCAGCAAACATTCCTTATCCTCTAGACCAGGCAACTGGCATGAAAAGAGGATCTTTGTTACTTAGCAGTCCATCTGTTAGTGCTGTTTGTTCCTAATCCTTTTGACTGTAAACTCTTAAAGATTTCCCTGGCAACCAACTGTGAAGTCGAAAATAAGGCTGACTTTAGATGTGAATGGAAGTAAAAGTTAGCATGTGGAAAAGAAAGGTACTATTTTCATGTAAATGTTCTTTGATGGAAAAGTAAATTGTTACAAAGACAGTTTTTTGGAACTGTTTTAACTCTTCAGTGCTGTATCCTTTTTAGAGATTTAACCAGATTTGGCCATAATCTTACAAGGTGAACAAGGCTTGGCCAAAATTAACTGGGCTGCATCAGTTAACATAAGAAGTATGTACAGCTAATACAAATGGATGGCCTATGGAGTCACTTTCTAACTTTTTAATGTCACAAGCCCAATACTCCTGTCTTTGTGCTTTAATAGTTAAGCATCCATTATTTTTCAGACTAACCTGCAGTCACAGAGGGTGCTGCTTCTCCAGGGCACAGACAGTCTGAACCGAGCCAGTGAGAGCATCGAGCGCTCGCACCGAATCGCGGCTGAAACCGATCAGATTGGCACAGATATCATCGAGGAACTCGGGGAGCAGCGGGAGCAACTGGAACGCACCAAGAGCAGGGTAAGCAAGAAACTGGGCATTGCTTTGAAACAATCTGATGTTACTTAGTGGGAACTGTATGCCAGTAATTACTCTCAGAGACTTTCCTAGGCGTAGTCATCTGATTGGATATCTCTACAGACCAAATTCAGGCTGCCACATTTCTGCTTgttctcagaaaagaaaaataattactgtaCAAGGGTCCAAAGCATGGTGGTTAAATGtctgctgctgtgtctgagcAAGATGGGAGATTAGACCTATAGATCTGCTAGAAAAAATAGCATTACTGAAAAAGTTAGAGATCAGAAAATTGTTAAGGATTTGCCTTGTGACTAGTTTACTAGTTAAAGTTAAGATTTTGGAAGCAGTTAGCAAATTTTCATAATGAAAGTAAATGTTGTAGAAGAGGAATTACGTAATTACTAGCTTTCCAATatttgcagagagagagaatatGTCAGACAAGATGTCTATTCCTCATCCTTGGTTCAAGAAGTTCTGCTTCTGCTGTGAAAGCTTCAAAAACTAGTTCACTTGTTTTGTTTACAAACATATGCAAAACTGACAGTTTGATTTTTGAACTAACAAACTGTTGggattttctgtgtgtgtgcaagggATCCCAAGCGTAAAGCTTTTAGGTGACTGACTTCAGGGGACACAGAGTTTGGCAAATAAGCCACtcagccaaaacaaaaaacatacCCGTGATTTTGGGAGTTCTTTCTACTCATTGCAAGAAAGCCAGTAGCTTTTTCATTTAAGTAGTTCTGTAATTTCAGTCAGAGTTTGATTTGTCCTGTTCCAAAATTTGGGTTAGAAAGCAGGATAGGAAATTGATCTTAAGATTTGAAGGTATAGTTTTTGTCCTTTagctaataaaaaaatagtaCAGTCTTTCAGGTGTCAGTCTCTCAACAGATAGTTCACAGAAGcatagaattatttaggttggaaaaggactcaaagatcattgaatccaactcTTAACCCACCACTGCTGTGTTCATCACTAAACAGGGTCTGTGACTTATATCGAGAGCCTCTTTGGCAATGAATTGTGGAATTGTGTGAACCACACATTCCAGCTGGAAGCagactttcttctttcttgttctttcatAGTGAAGATTGGAAATCTACTAAGCTCTGAATGGACTTGATAGTTTTCTTCCCAGCTTTGTCCAGTGCATCTCAGTGCAAAGAAACACAGAAGCAGTTCTGCAGTTGAGGGCAACATGTTAAACTACAGAGGAATTGTGCAAGGCAGGTGTCTGTGATAAAAGTGACCTGGCTTACCCTTCATTTCCCTAGAATGTTCAGAAGTAGAATAGTGAAATCTTACCTGGAGAACAGTGGGCATGCATCATGAATCGTGTCTGTGAAGCAAAacctttttttagttttctatAACCTCACTTCATTACATGTTTCTTAATAGCTGACTGGGTATGCTGGGCATTTCATTTCTGGGCAATACAAAGCTGAAATGGATTATCCATTAACAGCTCAGAGCTTGTACCCACTGGGTCACTTAGACCTCTGAGTGCAACACAGTTCTTTCGTTGATAGAACTTGAGCAGCATTTCAAACACTTTGATATGCACAAGGATGAACACATCTGTTGGCACTTTCTTCTGGTGttaacagaaatgaaacaatgaAAGAAGCTAATACCATTTTTCTGATATTTGTATATTAActaaagaggaagaaagtgGTCTCAAATTGCATATCTTTGTATGTATCTAAGGGAAAGTGTACACAAAAGTCTTAATTTCTCTTTAGAAAAGAGGTAATGCTTCCAGCTGGTATTGTGGGTAGAAAACAATGTTGTGTCTCAATTTTGAGAGTACATGGTCATCCTTGGTTCTATAATTCATTGCAGTATTTCAACCCCAGCTGCTTTCACATGCATCTTTCCAGAGTTGATGTGTGCTTGTTTAACTGATAAGTAACTTCTGTCTCTCCTCAGTTGGTGAATACAAGTGAGAACTTGAGCAAGAGTCGCAAGATTCTACGCTCGATGTCTCGGAGGTGAGTGGTGTGACTGACAGCAGCATGGAGCATTGGTGCCTGCTGGATTTAGGGGGAAAATAGAATGTCAGCTGGGACTGCAGGGAGGTTTTAGGGAATGTGTAAACAGAATGTGTGCCCACATGCAGATGCTAATTTGTGTGTTTTCCTCTCTGGTAATTGCTTAATGGAGTACAGGCTGTTGAACAGCACTGAATGTGTGCTGTTTGGTCAGGATGATGTAGGGTCTTTAACCATCCAAACCATGGTGAGAACAGAAACTTGCTCATGGTGCCTTCAGATGCCACTCATTCAGGTTGGGAAAAGCTGTGCCATAAATCACTGCAGCATTGGGCAAGTTAGATGCCTGATGACAGAGAAATCTGTTTAGCCCACACTAGTGCCCTAGAGCAGTTAGTCCTAGGCTGGCCCATGAGACACTGTGAGCGGGACCATGTACTGTTTTGATGGCTAAAACCTTGACTTCTTAAGTGGATTTGCAGTTCAGCTATATTGTTTAATTAGCCTTAAAAACCCAGTTCATAGATTGTATTCCCAGCAGGTACTTATCTCTGCACAACCTTTCCTTTATGCCCATTGCTAAAGGAAGTTGTGATAATTGTCTAGTTTTCAGTAGTAAAAGTACTTtattattttgggattttagtTTTCCTTCAACAACATAGTTACAAGTAAAAGCACCACAATGAGGGTTTTTTAGCACAGGACTTCAGGtattgttttcctctttgcttaACTGAAGGAGTAGGAGCAATGATCTGCCTTCTGTGGGACAGGGGAAGAGGAACAGAACTACTACTGCTGAAATAGGAGATTCAATCAGGATTTCCAGGAAAACATGAGTAGTGAACTATTGAGTTTGGCTCTTTCTGCTTAAGACCTTTTTCAAAAGCACAGTGTGGTCTTCCTGAAACAGGGAAAGTAAGATGGTGATCTGGATCTAGAATCTGCTTTCAGATtctagctgaaaaaaaacccttggatttctattttttaactCTAGAATAACCACAAATAAGTTGCTGCTGTCAATTATCATCATCCTGGAGCTGGCCATCCTAGGCGGTGTGGTCTACTTCAAGTTCTTTCGCAAGAAATGAACCTTCATGACCAAGATGAGCTTTTCCACTGATGAGGAATAGGATGGGCTATCTGCTCCCTTTGACTGTCTGAGGGTTGAACTGAGTCATGAGACAGCACATTCAACTGAAACTGTACTGACACTTGAAAGACAGAGAATGGGAGTAAAAAGAAACAGGCTTGAACTACTGGTAAGATTAATAAGAaggtaataaatattttattctctcATTTTGTATATACTTAACTAAATGAATAAATCTTGCTATGTAATAAAGTAGCCACTGATCAATGGAAAAACctagtttatttaaaaattgagaCGTTAACAGTATTTGCCAAGTGTTGACAATCTATCCACTCaagtgcctcagcagagctctgtaGTGTCCAGTATATCCAACATGGATTCTTAAATCCTCACTTGCTCTTCACTGTCAGATTCATCTGGAGAGCTGGGTGTTGGGAGTTCATCAAAAGCGATGTGTGCTCCTTCCCTTGTCTGCCCAAAGCACGTTGCTATCACATCGACTGCAAGGTGAGCAGTTGCGTTCACTGCCTCTTGAGAAGCTCCGAGCAGTGGATTGACTTCAACCATGTCTACAGCCGAAAGCATTCCTGTGAAAATGATTTGCAGCTTTGTTACTCTGACAAAGGGTACAGTCTTCTGCAAGGTTTTGTTCACAGCCTTTTATTCATTGTAGCAAGTCTGGTATTTGGGTTTGTGACCTGTTCTACCCCTTCGACAAGTAAGATTGGCTCTTGAGGGATGAGGTTTGTTCTCAGATGTAaatttgtgtttttaatttggtttttccTTACATCATCACTACCTCACTCATTCATGCTTTCAGCattcaagaaaaatgtttgatgTTCCATACACATTTATGAGAGGAACATTTTTTCTCCTAGTCCAAAAATGAGGGGTTATAAAATAATCTCACCTCATACTCTTTTCCATCCTGTTCATGAATATATAGACTATTGtctggttgggatttttttaaccttctttTACCACAAATAATATTGTTTAAAcctattaaataaaaacttgaTGGTAATAAGATGAAAAGTCCTCATATATTGAATCAACTGCAGTATATTTTTTGAAAGCTTGATTTGTTGGTCTTGAATCCTAGAATGGAACTTCAAACTATTTAAGAGTGTTTGCACCCATTTTTTATTCCAGATGCCCATTTTCACATCTCGCCTCATGTGTTTAGGATTAAGGAACAGTATTACACATTTTTGACATTAGTTGTTAACAtattgtgtattttcttttgctaaGCTGAAGTTGTTGATGGTTAAGATGTTTCCAACACCAAGGGAATTGCCCAGTCACAggacttctttttcccttacTGAAGGCTGAATTGACTTTGCAGGCACCTTTGCTTTGACTACTCTTACTATCTATTTATACCAGAAAAACATAACCAGTATGAACTCTGGGTGGTTTGTCCTGTCCTTGCTTAGCCCCGTACTGCTGGTCAGCTCCTACCTGTGTTGTGTATTTCCTCTGTGATGTACATGCCTTCTCTGTAAGTTAATCCACCTAGAACAGGAGTCCCCGTTGCTGGAGCCAGTGAGGGATCAAAAGCATCAATGTCAAAACTCAGGTGAATTGGTCTCTGTCTCCTGAGAcagaataaaacaagaaaagcaatCTTAGAGCCTTAAATTTTTTCTATGTGCATTTCTTACTGTCTAGGCTAATCAGCAAAGTAGCATCAAGCTCCTTGAACCATGTCTCATATACATTAGAAAAGCATCTACTCAGCAAGGATTTGGTTGAAGATAAGTAGTTCAGTTCAAACTATCTTAACTGGTATTTGTCATCTTAGTGGAATGATGTAGAGAAGTGTATGGTACAATCcagccttttctccttttgtacAGAAAGCCAGAGTGAAGGCTGAAACACTCATGTGCATGGCAGCTAGAATGGAGGAAGCACCGAGCTCAAGGATTTCACTGCCAGTTCATCAAGATGAGCATTTTTCAGGTCAATACTTAAAGGCTATATCCAAACCCTGCCATGCAGCCTAGCTGCTGAAGTAGTAAAGGAAATTCTCAAAACTAAAATGTTAGTTACTTACTATATCACCTGCCAGCTGATGACAGCTTAATAAACTGGACACTGCTTGTCGCTCACATGAATTATTTAAGTGGCAGACTGCATACTTCCAAGTTACTGCAGATGCTCAGTAAGGAGAAGCATCTGGATTAGCATCTTATTTActtggcacagctgcagctagGAAGGGTGAGCACACCTTTAGAATACAGCAGCATGCAGCACAGTTTCTAACCTATGGGTGAGGTTACCCTTCCTAAGTGACCCTCTCCCAGCTGCTAACATGATTTGCTCCCTGACCTGGTTCCCCAAACTTGAACAAAGGTCAAAGATGGCAGTAGTGAACTGCAGTAAGGGAGTGGTTAAAGTGAACTTTACCAGTCTCACCGGCACTGGCAGCTGCCATCAGGACATTGTGTGTGAGCAGTCCAAGAAGGAAGCCATCAAATGCTTCCCTCTCCCATACCAACAGCTCATTTCAAGTTACTGTCAAGTTGCtctatgtaattttaaaagtataatgTGTATCCTGTACTCTGAGTTGATTCAAACATCTTGTCAGactgcagaaaatgcagaattacTGAACAGAACCAAATAGTATAAAACAGAGCCACAATCGTAGTGAGTCGTAACCTGTCTCAGCCATCTGCCGATCACTGTGAAATGGTTCCAGTGCTGAGACTTCCCTGTGTACTGGACACTGGCACAGTTCTGTATGGCCGCCTTACAGCAAGTGACCTTCACTTTAAATAACTTTCAGGAAAGCAGATGTTCAACAAGAGTAGTTTAAATTAGATAGTAGTTTGTTACCTGCCCATCAGTTGTTCAAAGGTTCTTTCCATAACTTTCTGAATTCCAAGACGATCAATATCCCTCATGGAAAAATACTGGATGTCAAAGTTCTTCAAAATATagctgtgaaaataatttttaaaaacaatcatTATTGGTTTAAGCTGAAATCTAGCAACTCTTATGGATGTGATTTCAAGCttattatttcagcttttacaAAAATTGTTTAATCTAAATGAACTTACTACTCAGCAGGATCCACATCCCTCAAACCAATGTACACAATATCAGATGCTGAAAGGCAGGGCTTTAGCCAGGAAAAGCCAGGAAGTTGTGGTACCTGCAAGTAAAGTTTTGGTATTAGGTCAGTTTAATGACATACTTAACAAAATGCTTCCCTGAAAACTTTGTATTGATTTATAGCATCCTTTCTTTCTCTACATAGATAAACTTCTGCACTTGAGGGTTTGGCTGATGTAATCAGTCCTTACTTTCGTTCCTATGTTCAACTCAGGTAAAATGATACGACTTTATCTGAGTTGAATGTTAATGGATTAAGTTTTTAACTCTTCTACATTTTCCAGTTTGAAGAGGAGGAGGACTAAAAACCTGAATCCACAAGCAATAGGTAATTTGCATCAGTGAGTGTAAGGAGGAATGCTAAAGTAGATACCCAGATGTAGATCATTTACCCAGGGCACTTAATGGGGATGCTCTGTAATTTACCCAACGCATTCATTATGCTCAGGTGGAAGAATAAAAACCAAGGCAGCTGTATCTTTTTAGGAGAATTACCAAAGTCATGCAAACTTACAAAAACAATACTAAAGATGGATAAATTCAAAGTGGgaagttgaaaaaaaagaaaaaataaaagagggggGGAAAGCAGGGCAAAAAGTTGGGCCTCCACAGTGGGCTACATCATGCTGGCTTTTGATGCAGAATTGAAGAGAGTAGGTCTAGGATAGCAACTGAAAGATGATAAGGtaataatttttcagctttggTAATTAAGTAGTCATGGTATGGAATTATAAAACCTTTCAGTTAGTAATATCTACTAATTTTAAGAGTGATTTAAATTAACTCAAatttctcttctcccagctctgaAAATGGCTACAGCCAACACAGCTGTCAAGCAGCTATaaggttttgtttctgtcttaGACTTCTCAATTACTAATTATTCTA
The window above is part of the Vidua macroura isolate BioBank_ID:100142 chromosome 6, ASM2450914v1, whole genome shotgun sequence genome. Proteins encoded here:
- the VTI1B gene encoding vesicle transport through interaction with t-SNAREs homolog 1B; amino-acid sequence: MAGRGSASSEHLERLHEIFRGLHGDLRGVPDRLRGSAAEEKKKLVREFDEKQREANETLREMEEELKYAPMPFRNQMMSKIRAYRRDLSMFQREMRSTDLGLGRGNQGDTKYGIFATENEQSTNLQSQRVLLLQGTDSLNRASESIERSHRIAAETDQIGTDIIEELGEQREQLERTKSRLVNTSENLSKSRKILRSMSRRITTNKLLLSIIIILELAILGGVVYFKFFRKK
- the ARG2 gene encoding arginase-2, mitochondrial yields the protein MALRGPLARLLRARPGAALPLRRRAHSVALVGAPLSRGQKRRGVDHGPATLRAAGLVERLAGLGCQVHDFGDLNFTQVPNDELYNNLVLYPRSVGLASQMLADAVSRAVAAGHRCVTLGGDHSLALGSVSGHARQCPHLGVIWVDAHADINTPLTTQSGSLHGQPLSFLLRELQDKVPQLPGFSWLKPCLSASDIVYIGLRDVDPAEYYILKNFDIQYFSMRDIDRLGIQKVMERTFEQLMGRRQRPIHLSFDIDAFDPSLAPATGTPVLGGLTYREGMYITEEIHNTGMLSAVDMVEVNPLLGASQEAVNATAHLAVDVIATCFGQTREGAHIAFDELPTPSSPDESDSEEQVRI